A window of Synergistaceae bacterium contains these coding sequences:
- a CDS encoding amidohydrolase, with translation MTALKDKISMLVENKRDTFIALSDKIWDCAEIRFDLPHSADAFCKVLESEGFQVERGLAGMSHAFIAAWSNGPGPCIGYLGEYDALAGLSQMENSATRTPKDEGRPGHGCGHQALGAGALAAAVTLKDYMRENGLKGTVRYYGCPGEESGSGKAYMARAGLFSDLDAALTWHPYAVCRPLSMSSLANYQIYFHFKGIAAHAAAAPHLGRSALDAVELMNVGINYLREHVIQEARIHYATIDAGGDAPNVVQPRATSLYFIRAPKTTQVREIFARVKDVAKGAALMTGTELTIEWDSACAELIPNETLARLAHEKMMELGPYPVTPEEEAYAKRFVETLSDQDRERAFSSLIQTYGPSFTEEARRISAKAVANDILPFHATEAALPGSTDVGDVSFNVPTGQIGVACFPNGTVEHSWQWVATGKSGICHKGMLLAGKTLALTGAELLQNPDLIEKAKEEFRVRTADNKYHCAIPPEVTPH, from the coding sequence ATGACAGCGCTCAAAGATAAAATTTCCATGCTGGTGGAGAACAAACGGGATACTTTTATTGCGCTCAGCGACAAAATTTGGGATTGCGCGGAAATTCGTTTTGACCTCCCCCACTCCGCCGACGCTTTCTGCAAAGTTCTGGAAAGCGAAGGATTTCAGGTCGAACGCGGACTTGCGGGAATGTCCCACGCCTTTATCGCCGCCTGGTCCAACGGCCCGGGGCCCTGTATCGGATACCTGGGCGAGTACGATGCACTGGCCGGACTCAGCCAGATGGAGAACTCCGCCACTCGAACCCCGAAAGACGAAGGCCGACCGGGACACGGCTGTGGTCATCAGGCGCTGGGTGCCGGAGCTCTGGCCGCTGCCGTAACCCTGAAGGATTATATGCGGGAAAACGGTCTGAAGGGAACGGTGCGTTATTACGGCTGTCCCGGAGAAGAGAGCGGTTCGGGCAAGGCCTACATGGCCCGGGCCGGACTGTTCAGCGATTTGGACGCGGCTCTCACCTGGCATCCCTACGCCGTCTGCCGGCCTCTCTCCATGAGCAGCCTGGCAAATTATCAGATTTATTTTCATTTTAAGGGAATCGCCGCTCATGCAGCCGCCGCCCCTCACCTGGGGCGCAGCGCGCTGGACGCCGTGGAGCTCATGAACGTCGGCATCAACTATCTTCGAGAACACGTCATTCAGGAGGCTCGAATTCACTACGCCACGATCGACGCCGGAGGGGACGCCCCGAATGTGGTGCAGCCCCGCGCCACCTCCCTCTATTTTATCCGGGCGCCCAAAACCACTCAGGTCCGGGAAATTTTCGCCCGAGTGAAGGACGTTGCAAAAGGAGCCGCTTTGATGACGGGGACGGAGCTGACCATCGAATGGGACAGCGCCTGCGCGGAGCTCATCCCCAACGAAACGCTGGCTCGACTGGCCCATGAAAAAATGATGGAGCTTGGACCTTATCCTGTAACTCCCGAAGAAGAGGCCTATGCAAAACGTTTTGTGGAAACATTGAGCGATCAGGACCGAGAGCGGGCCTTCAGCAGTCTTATTCAGACCTATGGCCCTTCGTTCACGGAGGAGGCCAGGAGAATTTCCGCCAAAGCGGTGGCTAACGATATTCTGCCGTTTCATGCCACGGAAGCGGCTCTTCCCGGCTCCACAGACGTGGGAGACGTGAGTTTCAACGTGCCCACGGGGCAGATTGGCGTCGCCTGTTTCCCCAACGGAACCGTGGAACATTCCTGGCAGTGGGTGGCCACAGGAAAATCCGGAATTTGTCATAAGGGAATGCTTTTGGCAGGGAAAACTCTGGCTCTGACCGGCGCGGAACTGCTGCAAAACCCCGACCTGATCGAAAAGGCGAAAGAAGAGTTTCGCGTCCGCACTGCCGACAACAAATATCACTGCGCCATCCCTCCCGAGGTGACCCCTCACTGA
- a CDS encoding four-carbon acid sugar kinase family protein: MSENTGKKQTLFLGCVADDFTGASDAASFLVNEGLPVLLYNGIPKNAEGLENCAAAVIALKSRSAPVSEAVKDSREAFRFLVENGAKQLYSKYCSTFDSTSTGNIGPVTDAMLDELNLPYTLLCPSLPVNKRQVRDGHLYVEGVPLNESPMKNHPLNPMWDSFIPTLMKDQGKYPSLVLNAGMLNDPAGAALREVKLFGERHPRFYVVPDYENDEQGRRIVEIFGSLRFLTGGSGLLGPLANRCRREYGAPREFSVESKTSGPGILLSGSCSKATREQIQTYRKAGGPALAVSPDRLLDGTQTVDEIWSFAQEHDNPLIYSAGAEPDGKREPEADSEKASRILEKTMSQIGRRAFERGYTRIVVAGGETSGAVMLALGFDAFLIGQSIAPGVPVMVPVQRRDVRLALKSGNFGQPDFFARALEMTGR; the protein is encoded by the coding sequence ATGAGTGAGAACACCGGCAAAAAACAGACGCTGTTTCTCGGTTGTGTGGCCGACGATTTTACAGGAGCCAGCGACGCCGCATCTTTTTTGGTGAATGAAGGTCTGCCCGTCCTGCTGTACAATGGAATTCCCAAAAACGCGGAGGGACTGGAAAACTGCGCCGCAGCGGTTATCGCGCTCAAAAGCCGCAGCGCCCCGGTCAGCGAGGCGGTGAAAGACAGCCGCGAGGCCTTTCGTTTTCTTGTGGAGAATGGCGCAAAGCAGCTTTACAGTAAATATTGTTCCACTTTCGACTCCACATCCACAGGCAACATCGGCCCCGTCACGGATGCCATGCTGGATGAGCTGAATCTGCCTTATACCCTGCTGTGTCCCTCCCTGCCGGTGAATAAAAGGCAGGTGAGAGACGGACATCTTTATGTGGAGGGTGTGCCTCTGAACGAAAGTCCCATGAAAAATCACCCCCTCAACCCCATGTGGGACAGCTTCATCCCCACACTGATGAAAGATCAGGGAAAATATCCCTCTCTGGTTCTGAACGCCGGGATGCTCAATGACCCTGCGGGAGCGGCCCTCAGAGAAGTGAAACTTTTCGGTGAGAGACACCCCCGCTTTTACGTGGTGCCAGATTATGAAAATGACGAACAGGGACGAAGAATCGTAGAAATTTTCGGTTCTCTCCGTTTCCTGACGGGAGGTTCCGGTCTTCTGGGCCCTCTGGCGAACCGCTGCAGGAGGGAGTACGGCGCTCCGCGAGAGTTTTCCGTGGAGAGCAAAACCTCGGGGCCGGGGATTCTTCTTTCAGGGAGCTGCTCCAAAGCCACGCGGGAACAAATTCAAACGTATCGGAAAGCGGGAGGCCCCGCCCTTGCCGTGAGTCCCGACCGTTTGCTGGACGGGACTCAGACGGTGGACGAGATCTGGAGTTTCGCCCAGGAGCATGACAATCCCCTGATCTACAGCGCGGGGGCCGAGCCCGATGGAAAACGGGAGCCGGAGGCGGACTCGGAAAAAGCTTCCCGAATTTTGGAAAAAACCATGTCCCAAATCGGCCGACGCGCTTTCGAAAGGGGTTACACCCGTATCGTAGTTGCGGGTGGAGAAACCTCCGGAGCGGTTATGCTCGCTTTGGGGTTTGACGCTTTCCTGATCGGTCAAAGCATCGCGCCGGGGGTTCCTGTCATGGTTCCCGTTCAGCGCCGGGACGTTCGTCTGGCTCTGAAATCGGGCAATTTCGGCCAGCCGGATTTCTTTGCCCGGGCGCTGGAAATGACGGGCCGATAA
- a CDS encoding class II aldolase/adducin family protein, with amino-acid sequence MSNTLELLEKIELAIWIGKSLFERGKTAGASANMSFLHDDRIYITGTGTCFGTLTRDSFAAVDRSGNLLEGLPPSKEMPLHLALYNKKPKTGAVIHTHSFHSVLWSCLAHDNPTDVIPSWTPYLKNRLGTVGIIPYAPPGSQELFRLFGERVEKSDGYLLANHGPVVGDKNLMSAFHSLEELEESARVAWALKDEKTAVLIRE; translated from the coding sequence ATGAGCAATACTCTCGAACTGCTGGAAAAAATCGAACTGGCGATCTGGATCGGAAAGAGCCTGTTTGAACGAGGAAAGACCGCCGGGGCTTCCGCGAACATGAGTTTTCTCCATGACGACCGGATATACATCACCGGAACCGGCACCTGTTTCGGCACGCTGACGCGAGATTCCTTTGCGGCGGTGGACCGGTCGGGGAACCTGCTGGAAGGGCTGCCTCCCAGCAAGGAAATGCCCCTCCATCTCGCGCTCTACAATAAAAAACCCAAAACAGGCGCAGTCATCCACACCCACAGCTTTCACTCGGTTCTCTGGTCCTGTCTGGCTCACGACAATCCGACGGACGTGATCCCCTCCTGGACGCCTTATCTGAAAAATCGTCTGGGAACTGTTGGGATCATCCCCTATGCGCCGCCGGGTTCTCAGGAGCTCTTCCGGCTCTTTGGCGAGCGGGTCGAAAAAAGCGACGGTTATTTGTTGGCCAATCACGGCCCGGTAGTCGGGGACAAAAATCTGATGTCCGCCTTCCACAGTCTTGAAGAGCTGGAGGAAAGCGCCCGTGTCGCCTGGGCTCTGAAAGACGAAAAAACAGCCGTTCTCATTCGAGAGTGA